One region of Primulina tabacum isolate GXHZ01 chromosome 1, ASM2559414v2, whole genome shotgun sequence genomic DNA includes:
- the LOC142545401 gene encoding uncharacterized protein LOC142545401, with protein MSTSTEPATHHHPFSTTASAGTNRRSYRCYNCSHSFHISPAGATNSLSPSSFRCPRCHHRHLLPHHTISPSPPIAPPPPPTPPPMRPPMNSNHTPGSNVSPYYTSDDSDSDYDYDSDSSLLSFTSSNFYTSTPALRSFVNSLPMKVFLPNTTPSLQSCSICLEDFEINPNTDTPVNELPCEHYFHKDCIAEWLKRHYTCPLCRFKLPIEPHQEEHPTQLVEDRDAVFPLDLAPRGERLQSRATGIRRFGASAAANSDRLILSLNVGIRNGSVFDVMQDEEGDTLMVDA; from the coding sequence ATGTCAACATCGACGGAGCCCGCCACCCATCACCACCCTTTCTCCACCACCGCCTCCGCCGGGACTAATCGCCGCTCGTACAGGTGCTACAACTGCAGCCACTCATTCCACATATCCCCCGCTGGTGCGACAAACTCTCTTTCTCCATCATCCTTCCGCTGCCCTCGGTGCCATCACCGCCACCTCCTCCCACACCACACGATCTCTCCATCGCCGCCGATTGCACCACCCCCGCCACCTACACCTCCTCCAATGCGTCCTCCGATGAATTCGAATCACACGCCTGGCTCAAACGTCTCACCTTACTACACCTCTGATGACTCAGACTCCGATTATGATTATGATTCCGATAGTTCGCTTCTCTCCTTTACCTCCTCGAATTTTTACACATCTACACCGGCTTTGAGATCCTTCGTCAATTCCCTTCCGATGAAAGTATTCCTTCCCAATACAACTCCGTCCCTTCAATCTTGCTCAATTTGTTTGGAAGATTTCGAGATCAATCCGAACACCGATACACCAGTTAATGAATTACCTTGCGAGCATTACTTTCACAAGGATTGCATAGCAGAGTGGCTTAAGCGTCATTATACTTGCCCGTTGTGCCGGTTCAAATTACCTATCGAACCCCACCAGGAAGAGCACCCAACCCAATTGGTAGAAGATCGTGACGCTGTTTTTCCTCTGGATTTGGCTCCTCGAGGGGAACGATTGCAGAGCAGGGCTACGGGGATACGGAGATTTGGTGCAAGTGCTGCAGCAAACTCTGATAGACTGATTTTGAGTTTGAATGTTGGGATAAGAAATGGTTCAGTTTTTGATGTTATGCAGGATGAGGAAGGGGACACTTTGATGGTGGATGCTTGA